A window of Candidatus Hydrogenedentota bacterium contains these coding sequences:
- a CDS encoding hydrogenase encodes MTSLTLVLAAILLLACSGLPSLVFSRVSDTGQRWSFGITLAATSIGAVGAVLTFANDATPELNVPWAVPGGAFHVTLDGLSAAFLVSVFLLSALGALYGLSYWAQAEHPENGVRLRFFYGLMTSAMALLLIARNGLLFLTAWEIMALSGFFLIATEHEKKDVQEAGWVYLVATHLSSLLLFGFFAIYFAITGTLELKPFSEQPAFGALLFLIAVAGFGIKAGLFPLHVWLPSAHANAPSHVSALFSGVVIKMGVYGVMRVCWLFPHPPLWWGSLLVALGVVSGVLGVAFALGQHDIKRLLAYHSIENIGIIFMGFGLAMVGRSLGQPALVALGMAGAVLHVWNHGLFKALLFLAAGAVIHATHTRDIERLGGLSKRMPHTALMFLIGAVAICGLPPLNGFISELFVYIGLFRAYALDARSWPLAPFTAAALALIGGLAVACFVKVYGIVFLGEPRTEIAESGSECSPSMAVPMRLLAGLCFLIGLAPVVVVAFMDRATTDWQFAHHDLTPSLFEIAPILPLMAAGSVVAGGTAVVFFMLWRARKRGTTTYTGTWDCGYIAPAARMQYTASSFAQMLVNLFGWALRPHTSKVHFEGYWPKTNVFRSHVPETVLDQLVVPLFRRTADVFSLVRVMQQGRAQLYLVYIVAALLVLLATV; translated from the coding sequence GTGACCAGTCTCACTCTAGTCCTGGCCGCGATACTGCTGTTGGCATGCAGCGGACTTCCGTCGCTTGTCTTTTCCCGTGTCTCCGACACCGGGCAGCGCTGGTCATTTGGGATCACATTGGCCGCAACCTCCATCGGTGCTGTAGGCGCGGTACTCACCTTCGCAAACGATGCGACGCCTGAATTGAACGTGCCGTGGGCAGTACCCGGCGGCGCATTCCACGTGACGCTCGACGGTCTCAGTGCTGCGTTTCTAGTGTCCGTGTTCCTTTTGTCGGCCTTGGGCGCGCTTTATGGCCTGTCGTACTGGGCGCAAGCGGAGCACCCGGAAAATGGTGTGCGGCTGCGTTTCTTCTACGGACTCATGACTTCGGCGATGGCCCTACTTCTCATCGCGCGCAACGGATTGCTGTTTCTGACCGCGTGGGAAATCATGGCCTTGTCCGGATTCTTCCTGATTGCCACGGAACATGAGAAGAAGGACGTCCAAGAGGCCGGTTGGGTCTATCTCGTCGCGACGCACTTGAGTTCGTTGCTTCTGTTCGGTTTCTTTGCCATCTACTTCGCAATCACCGGCACGCTCGAACTGAAGCCATTCTCAGAGCAGCCCGCATTCGGCGCTTTGCTTTTCCTCATCGCTGTTGCGGGTTTCGGCATTAAGGCAGGGCTATTCCCTTTGCACGTGTGGCTGCCTTCCGCGCACGCCAACGCCCCCAGCCACGTTTCAGCGCTGTTCTCCGGCGTCGTGATCAAGATGGGCGTGTATGGCGTCATGCGCGTGTGTTGGCTGTTTCCCCATCCGCCACTATGGTGGGGGAGTCTGCTCGTGGCGCTGGGCGTGGTATCGGGTGTCTTGGGTGTCGCCTTTGCGTTGGGACAGCACGATATAAAACGCCTGCTTGCGTACCACAGCATTGAAAACATCGGGATCATCTTCATGGGGTTTGGCCTGGCGATGGTTGGGCGTTCGCTGGGGCAGCCTGCGCTTGTCGCGCTGGGTATGGCCGGGGCGGTTCTTCACGTCTGGAATCACGGGCTTTTCAAGGCACTCCTATTCTTGGCCGCCGGGGCAGTCATACACGCGACTCATACGCGCGATATCGAGCGCTTGGGCGGGCTGTCTAAGCGCATGCCACATACGGCGCTCATGTTCTTGATCGGGGCCGTGGCTATTTGCGGCTTGCCCCCACTGAACGGCTTCATCAGCGAGTTGTTCGTTTACATCGGATTGTTTCGGGCTTACGCTCTGGACGCGCGATCCTGGCCATTGGCTCCGTTTACCGCGGCGGCCCTCGCGCTCATCGGCGGATTGGCTGTCGCCTGCTTCGTAAAGGTCTACGGCATTGTCTTCTTGGGTGAGCCGCGTACCGAGATTGCAGAATCAGGGTCCGAATGTTCGCCCAGCATGGCTGTGCCAATGCGTCTTCTCGCGGGTTTGTGTTTTCTGATCGGACTTGCGCCTGTCGTCGTGGTCGCATTTATGGACCGCGCAACAACCGACTGGCAGTTCGCTCATCATGACCTTACGCCGAGTCTGTTTGAGATTGCCCCTATCCTTCCTCTGATGGCGGCTGGCTCTGTTGTCGCGGGGGGGACCGCGGTCGTGTTCTTCATGCTATGGCGTGCCCGAAAGCGAGGCACGACCACGTACACCGGAACGTGGGACTGCGGCTACATCGCGCCCGCGGCGCGCATGCAGTACACGGCATCGTCATTCGCGCAGATGTTGGTCAATCTCTTTGGGTGGGCGCTACGGCCACATACTTCGAAAGTGCATTTCGAAGGCTATTGGCCCAAAACCAACGTATTTCGAAGCCACGTGCCGGAGACTGTCCTTGACCAGTTGGTAGTTCCCCTGTTCAGGCGCACCGCGGACGTGTTCTCGCTTGTGCGCGTCATGCAACAAGGACGCGCACAGTTGTACTTGGTCTACATCGTGGCCGCATTGCTGGTCCTACTGGCGACCGTGTAG